From the genome of Grus americana isolate bGruAme1 chromosome 9, bGruAme1.mat, whole genome shotgun sequence, one region includes:
- the HLTF gene encoding helicase-like transcription factor isoform X7, which produces MICHHFGKREVTSITIYLQILQKSSDLKMFLEEYWLMIWDWVVPYGAKNAFTMPVQMSFWGREENKEAVLDQLKRHGFKLAPPLKVGSECGFGSKWISGRSGPSYSAPVHAAVQLTTEQLKSEFDKLFEDLKEDDKTCEMEGAEAVGTLLLPHQKQALAWMISRENSNDLPPFWEERSNFYYNILTNFAEKQRPKNVLGGILADDMGLGKTLTVIALILTNFQDGKPLPVEKITSDKFFEESGTNSMNSVGRRLCKDSSNVMEPGVSDVKKFENAPLKYSSCLPKRDKAKKPRCSGSSDLGESEEWLFQQTETTSCVIQEDAGFASVLLPSSACLKRPAKRKGTASVQSVEKKYADGGPRATLIVCPLSVLSNWIDQFEQHIHQDFHVNIYVYYGSDRNKDPSVLSEQDIVLTTYNILATDYGIRGDSPLHKVKWLRIVLDEGHTIRNPNAQQTKAALNLEGHRRWVLTGTPIQNSVKDLWSLISFLKLKPFTDREWWHRTIQRPVTMGAPGGLGRLQSLIRSITLRRTKTSKVKGKPILELPERKVLIQHVTLTEEERQIYQSVKKEGRAAISRFFSEGTVLAHYADILGVLLRLRQLCCHPHLCMNTSSSFSADNKTPEEPREILVNKMKLVLSSGSDEECAVCLESLTLPVITRCAHVFCKPCIFEVIRSEQPNAKCPLCRSELRVEHLVECPLEEEADSTKGKKSDQEWISSSKINALMHALIELRRDNPAAKCLIVSQFTNFLSLIENPLKESGFAFTRLDGSMAQKKRVEAIQCFQSSQAGSPTVMLLSLKAGGVGLNLTAASRVFLMDPAWNPAAEDQCFDRCHRLGQKHNVVITKFIVKDSVEENMLKIQNKKRELAAGAFATKKPSASEVKQTKINEIKALIDL; this is translated from the exons ATGATTTGCCACCATTTTGGGAAGAGAGAAGTAACTTCTATTACAATATACTTAcaaattttgcagaaaagcagcGACCTAAAAATGTTCTTGGAGGAATACTGGCTGATGATATGGGACTG GGTTGTCCCTTATGGAGCAAAAAATGCCTTTACCATGCCTGTGCAAATGAGCTTTTGGGGACGAGAGGAAAACAAGGAAGCAGTGCTAGATCAGCTAAAAAGGCATGGATTTAAGTTGGCTCCTCCTCTGAAAG TAGGTTCAGAATGTGGTTTTGGATCAAAGTGGATTTCTGGGAGATCTGGTCCAAGTTACAGCGCTCCAGTTCATGCTGCTGTGCAGTTGACGACTGAACAG CttaaaagtgaatttgacaaatTGTTTGAGGATCTGAAGGAAGATGATAAAACTTGTGAAATGGAAGGAGCAGAG GCTGTTGGCACACTCTTGCTTCCCCATCAGAAGCAGGCTTTAGCTTGGATGATTTCACGTGAGAACAGTAATGATTTGCCACCATTTTGGGAAGAGAGAAGTAACTTCTATTACAATATACTTAcaaattttgcagaaaagcagcGACCTAAAAATGTTCTTGGAGGAATACTGGCTGATGATATGGGACTG GGTAAAACGCTTACTGTTATTGCATTGATTCTCACAAATTTTCAAGATGGCAAGCCTCTTCCTGTTGAAAAGATCACAAGCGATAAGTTTTTTGAG GAATCTGGTACTAACAGCATGAACAGCGTTGGACGCAGACTATGTAAAG ACTCTAGCAATGTGATGGAGCCTGGTGTTTCTGACgtaaaaaagtttgaaaatgctCCGCTGAAATATTCAAGTTGCCTTCCAAAAAG AGATAAAGCCAAGAAACCCAGATGTTCAGGAAGCAGTGACTTGGGAGAATCTGAAGAATGGCTATTCCAACAAACAGAAA CAACCTCCTGTGTTATCCAAGAAGATGCAGGCTTTGCATCTGTTCTTCTACCTTCATCTGCTTGTTTAAAAAGaccagcaaagagaaaag gtACCGCAAGCGTTCAGTCAGTTGAGAAGAAATATGCTGATGGTGGCCCCAGAGCAACACTGATTGTATGTCCACTGTCTGTCCTAAGCAACTGGATT GACCAGTTTGAACAACATATCCACCAAGACtttcatgtaaatatttatgtttattaCGGTTCTGACCGTAACAAAGACCCATCAGTTCTTTCAGAACAAGACATTGTACTGACAACGTATAACATCTTAGCTACTGATTATGGA ATCAGAGGTGACAGCCCTTTACATAAAGTCAAGTGGCTGAGAATTGTGTTGGATGAGGGGCACACTATACGAAATCCAAATGCTCAGCAAACTAAAGCTGCCTTAAATCTGGAGGGACACAGAAGATGGGTACTTACAG gCACTCCTATTCAGAATTCTGTAAAGGATTTGTGGTCTcttatttccttcttaaaaCTGAAACCTTTTACTGATCGAGAGTGGTGGCACAGAACAATTCAACGTCCAGTCACAATGGGAGCTCCAGGAGGACTTGG gCGTTTACAGTCTCTGATTAGGAGTATTACCCTTAGAAGAACTAAAACAAGTAAAGTTAAAGGAAAACCCATTTTGGAGTTACCAGAACGTAAAGTACTTATTCAGCATGTTACGCTTACAGAGGAAGAGAGACAAATCTATCAGTCTGTGAAgaaggagggcagagctgctaTTAGCAG atttttcagtgaaGGGACTGTACTAGCTCACTACGCTGACATCCTTGGTGTCCTGCTCAGATTGAGGCAGCTTTGTTGTCATCCTCATCTTTGTATGAATACATCTTCTAGCTTTTCAGCTG ATAATAAAACTCCTGAAGAACCGCGTGAGATACTAGTGAATAAAATGAAGTTGGTTCTTAGCTCTGGTTCAGATGAAGAATGCGCGGTTTGCTTGGAATCACTGACTCTTCCTGTGATCACGCGCTGTGCACATGTGTTTTGTAAGCCATGTATTTTTGAAGTCATCAGAAGTGAACAG CCAAACGCCAAATGCCCTCTCTGTAGGAGTGAGCTTCGAGTAGAGCACTTGGTGGAATGTCCCCTAGAAGAGGAAGCAGACTCCACTAAGGGAAAGAAGTCTGATCAGGAGTGGATATCCAGTTCAAAG ATAAATGCTCTCATGCATGCTTTGATAGAACTACGGAGGGATAATCCAGCTGCTAAATGTCTGATTGTTTCTCAGTTCACAAATTTCCTGTCACTGATAGAAAATCCCTTGAA AGAATCAGGATTTGCCTTTACTCGTTTGGATGGGTCAAtggcacagaagaaaagagtgGAAGCGATTCAGTGTTTCCAAAGCAGCCAAGCAGGATCCCCAACTGTAATGCTTTTGTCTCTGAAAGCAGGTGGAGTTGGATTAAATCTGACAGCAGCTTCCCGAGTGTTTTTAATGGATCCT GCTTGGAATCCTGCTGCAGAAGACCAGTGTTTTGACAGGTGTCACAGGCTGGGTCAGAAGCATAATGTTGTTATTACTAAG ttcaTTGTGAAGGACTCAGTGGAAGAAAATATgctgaaaattcaaaacaagAAGAGGGAACTTGCAGCAGGAGCCTTCGCTACCAAAAAGCCTTCAGCAAGTGaagtaaaacaaaccaaaattaatgaaattaagGCTCTAATTGACTTATAA
- the HLTF gene encoding helicase-like transcription factor isoform X8: MPVQMSFWGREENKEAVLDQLKRHGFKLAPPLKVGSECGFGSKWISGRSGPSYSAPVHAAVQLTTEQLKSEFDKLFEDLKEDDKTCEMEGAEAVGTLLLPHQKQALAWMISRENSNDLPPFWEERSNFYYNILTNFAEKQRPKNVLGGILADDMGLGKTLTVIALILTNFQDGKPLPVEKITSDKFFEESGTNSMNSVGRRLCKDSSNVMEPGVSDVKKFENAPLKYSSCLPKRDKAKKPRCSGSSDLGESEEWLFQQTETTSCVIQEDAGFASVLLPSSACLKRPAKRKGTASVQSVEKKYADGGPRATLIVCPLSVLSNWIDQFEQHIHQDFHVNIYVYYGSDRNKDPSVLSEQDIVLTTYNILATDYGIRGDSPLHKVKWLRIVLDEGHTIRNPNAQQTKAALNLEGHRRWVLTGTPIQNSVKDLWSLISFLKLKPFTDREWWHRTIQRPVTMGAPGGLGRLQSLIRSITLRRTKTSKVKGKPILELPERKVLIQHVTLTEEERQIYQSVKKEGRAAISRFFSEGTVLAHYADILGVLLRLRQLCCHPHLCMNTSSSFSADNKTPEEPREILVNKMKLVLSSGSDEECAVCLESLTLPVITRCAHVFCKPCIFEVIRSEQPNAKCPLCRSELRVEHLVECPLEEEADSTKGKKSDQEWISSSKINALMHALIELRRDNPAAKCLIVSQFTNFLSLIENPLKESGFAFTRLDGSMAQKKRVEAIQCFQSSQAGSPTVMLLSLKAGGVGLNLTAASRVFLMDPAWNPAAEDQCFDRCHRLGQKHNVVITKFIVKDSVEENMLKIQNKKRELAAGAFATKKPSASEVKQTKINEIKALIDL, encoded by the exons ATGCCTGTGCAAATGAGCTTTTGGGGACGAGAGGAAAACAAGGAAGCAGTGCTAGATCAGCTAAAAAGGCATGGATTTAAGTTGGCTCCTCCTCTGAAAG TAGGTTCAGAATGTGGTTTTGGATCAAAGTGGATTTCTGGGAGATCTGGTCCAAGTTACAGCGCTCCAGTTCATGCTGCTGTGCAGTTGACGACTGAACAG CttaaaagtgaatttgacaaatTGTTTGAGGATCTGAAGGAAGATGATAAAACTTGTGAAATGGAAGGAGCAGAG GCTGTTGGCACACTCTTGCTTCCCCATCAGAAGCAGGCTTTAGCTTGGATGATTTCACGTGAGAACAGTAATGATTTGCCACCATTTTGGGAAGAGAGAAGTAACTTCTATTACAATATACTTAcaaattttgcagaaaagcagcGACCTAAAAATGTTCTTGGAGGAATACTGGCTGATGATATGGGACTG GGTAAAACGCTTACTGTTATTGCATTGATTCTCACAAATTTTCAAGATGGCAAGCCTCTTCCTGTTGAAAAGATCACAAGCGATAAGTTTTTTGAG GAATCTGGTACTAACAGCATGAACAGCGTTGGACGCAGACTATGTAAAG ACTCTAGCAATGTGATGGAGCCTGGTGTTTCTGACgtaaaaaagtttgaaaatgctCCGCTGAAATATTCAAGTTGCCTTCCAAAAAG AGATAAAGCCAAGAAACCCAGATGTTCAGGAAGCAGTGACTTGGGAGAATCTGAAGAATGGCTATTCCAACAAACAGAAA CAACCTCCTGTGTTATCCAAGAAGATGCAGGCTTTGCATCTGTTCTTCTACCTTCATCTGCTTGTTTAAAAAGaccagcaaagagaaaag gtACCGCAAGCGTTCAGTCAGTTGAGAAGAAATATGCTGATGGTGGCCCCAGAGCAACACTGATTGTATGTCCACTGTCTGTCCTAAGCAACTGGATT GACCAGTTTGAACAACATATCCACCAAGACtttcatgtaaatatttatgtttattaCGGTTCTGACCGTAACAAAGACCCATCAGTTCTTTCAGAACAAGACATTGTACTGACAACGTATAACATCTTAGCTACTGATTATGGA ATCAGAGGTGACAGCCCTTTACATAAAGTCAAGTGGCTGAGAATTGTGTTGGATGAGGGGCACACTATACGAAATCCAAATGCTCAGCAAACTAAAGCTGCCTTAAATCTGGAGGGACACAGAAGATGGGTACTTACAG gCACTCCTATTCAGAATTCTGTAAAGGATTTGTGGTCTcttatttccttcttaaaaCTGAAACCTTTTACTGATCGAGAGTGGTGGCACAGAACAATTCAACGTCCAGTCACAATGGGAGCTCCAGGAGGACTTGG gCGTTTACAGTCTCTGATTAGGAGTATTACCCTTAGAAGAACTAAAACAAGTAAAGTTAAAGGAAAACCCATTTTGGAGTTACCAGAACGTAAAGTACTTATTCAGCATGTTACGCTTACAGAGGAAGAGAGACAAATCTATCAGTCTGTGAAgaaggagggcagagctgctaTTAGCAG atttttcagtgaaGGGACTGTACTAGCTCACTACGCTGACATCCTTGGTGTCCTGCTCAGATTGAGGCAGCTTTGTTGTCATCCTCATCTTTGTATGAATACATCTTCTAGCTTTTCAGCTG ATAATAAAACTCCTGAAGAACCGCGTGAGATACTAGTGAATAAAATGAAGTTGGTTCTTAGCTCTGGTTCAGATGAAGAATGCGCGGTTTGCTTGGAATCACTGACTCTTCCTGTGATCACGCGCTGTGCACATGTGTTTTGTAAGCCATGTATTTTTGAAGTCATCAGAAGTGAACAG CCAAACGCCAAATGCCCTCTCTGTAGGAGTGAGCTTCGAGTAGAGCACTTGGTGGAATGTCCCCTAGAAGAGGAAGCAGACTCCACTAAGGGAAAGAAGTCTGATCAGGAGTGGATATCCAGTTCAAAG ATAAATGCTCTCATGCATGCTTTGATAGAACTACGGAGGGATAATCCAGCTGCTAAATGTCTGATTGTTTCTCAGTTCACAAATTTCCTGTCACTGATAGAAAATCCCTTGAA AGAATCAGGATTTGCCTTTACTCGTTTGGATGGGTCAAtggcacagaagaaaagagtgGAAGCGATTCAGTGTTTCCAAAGCAGCCAAGCAGGATCCCCAACTGTAATGCTTTTGTCTCTGAAAGCAGGTGGAGTTGGATTAAATCTGACAGCAGCTTCCCGAGTGTTTTTAATGGATCCT GCTTGGAATCCTGCTGCAGAAGACCAGTGTTTTGACAGGTGTCACAGGCTGGGTCAGAAGCATAATGTTGTTATTACTAAG ttcaTTGTGAAGGACTCAGTGGAAGAAAATATgctgaaaattcaaaacaagAAGAGGGAACTTGCAGCAGGAGCCTTCGCTACCAAAAAGCCTTCAGCAAGTGaagtaaaacaaaccaaaattaatgaaattaagGCTCTAATTGACTTATAA